A DNA window from Streptococcus mutans contains the following coding sequences:
- a CDS encoding TetR/AcrR family transcriptional regulator → MVRKDETLNLEILNSAKKEFLTYGYQEASLRRICKNAGVTTGALYKRYSGKEALFGTLLEPTVQAIEMMKQEYLQNDYQLLRENRLSQMWNKSLDELTDIMQFIYDHEDSMRLLLFKSHGSKFETFQQQMIEGLTDSTYHYLEQAYQEGKISHILDKSQLCLAMTAYYKAIIQPLEQGWSYQEALLACQTIIKLFNWSHLLGF, encoded by the coding sequence ATGGTTAGAAAAGATGAAACCTTAAATTTGGAAATTTTAAATAGTGCCAAGAAAGAATTTCTAACATATGGCTATCAAGAAGCTTCTTTACGTCGGATTTGTAAAAATGCTGGTGTAACAACAGGAGCTCTCTATAAACGCTATTCAGGGAAAGAAGCTTTGTTTGGTACCCTTCTTGAACCTACTGTGCAAGCAATAGAGATGATGAAACAAGAGTATCTGCAAAATGATTATCAATTGTTAAGAGAAAATAGGCTATCACAAATGTGGAACAAATCTTTAGATGAATTGACTGACATCATGCAGTTCATCTATGACCACGAAGATAGCATGCGTTTATTACTCTTTAAATCTCATGGCTCAAAATTTGAGACTTTTCAGCAGCAAATGATTGAGGGGTTGACAGATAGTACTTATCATTATCTTGAGCAAGCTTATCAAGAAGGAAAAATTTCTCATATCCTTGACAAGTCTCAGCTTTGTTTAGCTATGACTGCCTATTACAAAGCTATTATCCAGCCTTTGGAGCAGGGGTGGTCTTATCAAGAAGCCCTCTTGGCTTGTCAAACTATTATTAAACTCTTTAATTGGTCTCACTTATTAGGCTTTTAG
- a CDS encoding ABC transporter ATP-binding protein, translated as MKKKSTMAWISEFIAPYRFHYIASVLLAFASVICGFLPYFYIGRIIRDLFNGLKNGQLYLQACLWMAVFWLAYAICHALSTALSHRATFIVLADIRFRLTEKLAKIPLGSVFAQSSGSYKNIIVERVDEAETTLAHIIPEFTASLFGPLIVLIYMIRLDWRLTLLSLLTLPIGILFYVNMLRKSKGDFENTVVKTKALNDTAVEYINGIEVIKVFGKEKFSYQKFVTAAKEGADCFIDWMRKCQFDMAAVIVIMPSILAILLPVGAYFVYSGSLSQDNFILLMILSMGLLTPLITLGTYMDDIRKVGTIFGEITEILEHPDLQRPQELEQPLQGNDILLEKVSFAYEEDKDVLHDISLTIKSGTVNALVGPSGSGKSTLAKLIASFWDVRTGSISFGGLDIRKIPLEEYSRLIAYVSQDNFLFNDSILENIRLGKPSASDEEVYQVAKDCGCYDFIMNLENGFATQVGSSGSSLSGGERQRIAIARAMLKDAPVVILDEATAYTDPENEALVQSSIAQLVKDKTLIVIAHRLSTIADADQIILVNEGHIEAIGKQEDLLKSSDLYQKMWQAHLSVKDADRDEKIGGLAHA; from the coding sequence ATGAAGAAAAAATCAACAATGGCTTGGATATCTGAGTTCATTGCACCCTATAGATTTCATTATATAGCAAGTGTGCTTTTAGCCTTTGCTTCCGTTATTTGTGGTTTTCTGCCTTATTTTTATATTGGACGGATTATTCGTGATTTGTTCAATGGTCTTAAAAATGGGCAGCTTTATTTACAAGCATGTCTGTGGATGGCTGTTTTTTGGTTGGCTTATGCCATTTGTCATGCTCTATCAACGGCTCTTTCGCATAGAGCTACTTTTATTGTTTTAGCGGACATTCGTTTTCGTTTAACAGAAAAATTAGCTAAGATTCCTTTAGGATCTGTCTTTGCGCAATCGTCTGGATCCTATAAAAATATTATCGTTGAGCGTGTGGATGAAGCTGAAACAACCCTAGCTCATATTATTCCAGAATTCACGGCGTCCTTATTTGGTCCTTTAATTGTTTTAATTTATATGATAAGATTGGATTGGCGTTTGACCCTTTTATCTCTTTTAACCTTGCCAATCGGCATTTTATTTTATGTCAATATGTTGCGTAAGAGTAAGGGAGATTTTGAAAATACAGTGGTTAAGACTAAGGCTTTAAATGATACAGCTGTTGAATATATCAATGGCATTGAAGTGATCAAGGTATTTGGAAAGGAAAAATTTTCCTATCAGAAATTTGTCACAGCAGCTAAAGAAGGAGCTGACTGTTTTATTGATTGGATGCGTAAGTGTCAATTTGATATGGCAGCAGTCATTGTTATCATGCCTTCGATCTTAGCTATCCTTTTACCTGTTGGTGCTTATTTTGTTTATAGTGGCAGTTTATCCCAAGACAATTTCATTTTACTAATGATTTTATCAATGGGATTGCTGACGCCTTTGATAACACTGGGAACTTATATGGATGACATTAGAAAAGTGGGGACCATTTTTGGTGAAATTACGGAAATTTTGGAACATCCTGATTTACAACGGCCACAAGAATTGGAGCAACCTTTACAAGGAAACGATATTCTTTTAGAAAAGGTTTCTTTTGCCTATGAAGAGGACAAGGATGTACTGCATGATATTTCTTTGACCATCAAATCTGGGACAGTCAATGCCTTGGTCGGTCCTTCGGGTTCTGGTAAATCCACTTTGGCCAAATTAATAGCTTCCTTTTGGGATGTTAGAACAGGCAGCATTTCTTTTGGCGGACTTGATATCAGAAAGATTCCACTGGAAGAATACAGTCGGCTGATCGCCTATGTTTCTCAGGACAATTTTCTCTTTAATGATAGTATTTTAGAGAATATTCGTTTGGGCAAGCCATCTGCCAGTGATGAAGAGGTTTACCAAGTTGCTAAAGATTGCGGTTGTTATGATTTTATCATGAATCTTGAAAATGGCTTTGCAACGCAGGTTGGTAGTTCTGGCAGCAGCCTGTCTGGCGGTGAACGCCAAAGAATAGCCATTGCCAGAGCCATGCTAAAGGATGCCCCTGTGGTTATTTTGGATGAAGCGACTGCTTATACCGATCCTGAAAATGAAGCTCTGGTACAATCAAGTATTGCACAATTAGTGAAAGACAAAACCTTGATTGTGATTGCCCATCGCCTCTCAACCATTGCTGATGCAGATCAGATTATTTTAGTAAATGAGGGACATATAGAAGCAATTGGCAAGCAAGAAGACTTACTCAAGTCAAGCGACCTCTATCAAAAGATGTGGCAGGCACATTTGTCGGTCAAAGATGCAGACCGTGATGAAAAGATAGGAGGCCTGGCTCATGCTTAG